One Deltaproteobacteria bacterium genomic region harbors:
- the mnmA gene encoding tRNA 2-thiouridine(34) synthase MnmA — translation MTAATDKKVAVAMSGGVDSSVAAALLLEQGYDVVGVSLRLWEGRNLGPRNCSDHRGAEEVASLLGIPHTVLDQRGDFREAVVKPFARSYLEGATPNPCVACNREFKIERLLAWAQPRGIERVATGHYARVAHGRGQAGLMRGADRNKDQSYFLFALSPSQLERIVFPLGGLHKDAVRAKARELGLPVAERPESQDICLGDHRTVVASMAGAGQLGAGEIVDSSGRVLGRHDGIHRYTVGQRRGLGIAATRPLYVLRIDADARRVVVGAREELGTGVFSASRLNWIAPPPEGETDAEVQIRYRSQPAPCTLRPLDDDTVEVRPTDPIPSVSPGQAAVFYRGDEVLGGGWIDRAAGHAEVEAPRDDRGPVVENRCA, via the coding sequence GTGACGGCAGCAACGGACAAGAAGGTGGCGGTGGCCATGAGCGGGGGTGTGGACAGTTCGGTGGCGGCCGCTCTGCTGCTGGAGCAGGGGTACGACGTGGTGGGGGTGTCGTTGCGCCTGTGGGAGGGGCGGAACCTGGGGCCGCGCAACTGCTCCGACCATCGAGGCGCGGAAGAGGTGGCCTCCCTGCTGGGGATTCCCCACACGGTGCTGGACCAGCGCGGCGACTTTCGCGAGGCCGTGGTGAAGCCCTTCGCCCGGAGCTACCTGGAAGGCGCCACGCCCAATCCCTGCGTCGCCTGCAACCGCGAGTTCAAGATCGAGCGGCTGCTGGCGTGGGCGCAGCCCCGCGGCATTGAGCGCGTGGCCACGGGCCACTACGCCCGCGTCGCCCACGGCCGCGGCCAGGCGGGGCTGATGCGCGGCGCGGACCGGAACAAGGACCAGTCGTACTTTCTCTTCGCCCTTTCGCCCAGCCAGCTCGAACGCATCGTGTTCCCGTTGGGGGGACTTCACAAGGATGCCGTGCGCGCCAAGGCGCGTGAGCTGGGGTTGCCGGTGGCCGAGCGCCCCGAGAGCCAGGACATCTGCCTCGGGGACCACCGGACGGTGGTGGCGTCCATGGCCGGTGCCGGACAACTCGGCGCGGGGGAGATCGTGGACAGCAGCGGCCGCGTGCTCGGCCGTCACGACGGCATTCATCGCTATACCGTGGGCCAGAGAAGGGGCCTCGGCATCGCGGCCACGCGGCCGTTGTACGTGTTGCGCATCGACGCGGACGCAAGGCGGGTGGTGGTGGGTGCGCGCGAAGAGTTGGGTACGGGGGTCTTCAGCGCGAGCCGCCTCAACTGGATCGCGCCGCCCCCGGAAGGGGAGACGGACGCGGAGGTGCAGATTCGCTACCGTTCGCAGCCGGCGCCCTGCACGCTGCGGCCGTTGGACGATGATACGGTGGAGGTGCGCCCAACCGACCCGATTCCTTCCGTCAGCCCCGGCCAGGCCGCGGTGTTTTATCGCGGCGACGAGGTGCTCGGCGGCGGCTGGATCGACAGGGCGGCCGGCCATGCGGAGGTCGAAGCGCCGCGGGATGACCGCGGCCCTGTCGTGGAGAACCGATGCGCGTAG
- the mtaB gene encoding tRNA (N(6)-L-threonylcarbamoyladenosine(37)-C(2))-methylthiotransferase MtaB, with protein sequence MRVAIKTLGCKINQYDSAVIQERLARESCAFVPFEEQADVYVVNTCTVTDRADWEARQLVRKAKRHNPAARVVVTGCYAQVSPEEVSRVPGVDRVVGLNRMDELARYVTEAAAGAGPAVSVGNPRDERGVGVLGARRFLGRTRAFLKVQEGCNFACSYCIIPTARGRGRSVPPERVLEQVRGLADAGFSEIVLTGIHLGGYGHDLAPRVSLSELVRRIAGSGLISRLRLSSLDPREVTDDLLSVMADSDVVCPHLHVCVQAGDDGILKRMRRNYDTAYFARLMARARGKLPRAALGTDVIVGFPGEGEGVFAASLDFLAGLPLTYFHVFPYSSRRGTAAAGMPDQVPPAEKKERSRRARELGARKKQEFYRGQVGSHVSVLAEEPVAGEPGWLKGYSRNYLPVLFPGGPDLVHREVPVTLQEWSQGRLRGEARC encoded by the coding sequence ATGCGCGTAGCCATCAAGACGCTCGGTTGCAAGATCAACCAGTACGACAGCGCCGTGATCCAGGAGCGGCTGGCGCGGGAGTCCTGCGCGTTCGTTCCGTTCGAAGAACAGGCCGACGTGTACGTCGTGAACACCTGCACGGTCACGGACCGCGCCGACTGGGAGGCGCGCCAGCTCGTGCGCAAGGCCAAGCGGCACAACCCGGCGGCGCGGGTGGTGGTCACCGGGTGCTACGCGCAGGTGAGTCCCGAAGAGGTGTCCCGCGTTCCGGGCGTGGACCGCGTGGTGGGCCTCAACCGCATGGACGAGCTGGCGCGCTACGTCACCGAAGCCGCAGCCGGCGCCGGCCCCGCCGTCTCCGTCGGGAATCCCCGCGACGAGCGCGGCGTCGGCGTCCTGGGTGCCCGGCGTTTCCTGGGCCGCACCCGGGCGTTCCTCAAGGTGCAGGAAGGATGCAACTTCGCGTGCAGCTACTGCATCATCCCCACGGCCCGCGGGCGCGGCCGCAGCGTCCCGCCGGAGCGCGTGCTGGAACAGGTGCGCGGTCTGGCGGACGCCGGTTTCTCGGAGATCGTGCTCACGGGAATCCATCTCGGCGGATACGGCCACGATCTGGCGCCGCGGGTCTCGCTGAGCGAGTTGGTGCGGCGCATTGCCGGCAGTGGGTTGATCTCCCGGCTGCGCCTGAGTTCGCTGGACCCGCGGGAGGTCACGGACGACCTGTTGTCGGTGATGGCGGATTCGGATGTGGTCTGCCCGCACCTGCACGTGTGCGTGCAGGCGGGGGACGACGGCATCCTCAAGCGCATGCGGCGCAACTACGACACCGCCTACTTCGCCCGGTTGATGGCGCGGGCGCGCGGCAAGCTGCCGCGGGCCGCCCTGGGCACGGACGTCATCGTGGGTTTCCCGGGAGAGGGCGAAGGTGTCTTCGCCGCGTCGCTGGACTTCCTGGCCGGGCTGCCGCTGACCTACTTCCACGTGTTTCCCTATTCGTCCCGCCGCGGTACCGCCGCGGCCGGCATGCCGGACCAGGTGCCCCCCGCCGAGAAGAAGGAACGCTCGCGCCGGGCGCGGGAGCTGGGCGCGCGCAAGAAGCAGGAGTTCTACCGCGGCCAGGTGGGGAGCCATGTGTCGGTGCTGGCGGAAGAGCCGGTGGCCGGCGAGCCGGGATGGCTCAAGGGCTACAGCCGCAACTACCTGCCGGTGCTGTTTCCCGGCGGTCCCGACCTGGTGCACCGTGAGGTCCCCGTCACGCTCCAGGAGTGGTCGCAAGGCCGGCTCCGGGGAGAGGCTCGATGCTGA
- the rnc gene encoding ribonuclease III produces MLTEDHTDLARFQNALGYCFRDPLLLNRCLTHVSCGGGMEAHNETLEFLGDAVLGLVISDMLMQRFPQKSEGDLSRMRASLVNRKVLAEKARAIDVGPRLRMGKGEERTGGRRKESILSASLEALLGGIYREAGYDAVKPVVERHFAADLDHTGLGLDDYKTRLQELSQRLYRVPPTYLLVRETGPSHDKCFETEIRVGGHLVGQGEGRSKKQSEQEAARRALEMLQQGQQQ; encoded by the coding sequence ATGCTGACCGAGGACCACACGGATCTGGCCCGTTTCCAGAACGCCCTCGGCTACTGTTTCCGAGACCCCTTGCTGCTCAACCGCTGCCTGACCCACGTCTCCTGCGGCGGCGGCATGGAAGCCCACAACGAGACCCTGGAGTTCCTGGGTGACGCCGTCCTGGGGTTGGTCATCAGCGACATGCTCATGCAACGGTTCCCGCAGAAGAGCGAGGGCGACCTGTCGCGCATGCGCGCGTCGCTGGTGAACCGGAAGGTGCTGGCGGAAAAGGCGCGCGCCATCGACGTCGGCCCCAGGCTGCGGATGGGGAAAGGCGAGGAGCGCACCGGTGGCCGGCGCAAGGAGTCGATCCTGTCGGCCTCGCTGGAGGCATTGCTGGGCGGCATCTACCGGGAGGCCGGCTACGACGCCGTGAAGCCGGTGGTGGAGCGGCACTTCGCGGCCGACCTGGACCACACCGGCCTGGGTCTCGACGACTACAAGACCCGTCTCCAGGAACTCAGCCAGCGGCTCTACCGCGTCCCGCCCACCTACCTGCTGGTGCGCGAGACCGGCCCGAGCCACGACAAGTGCTTCGAGACGGAGATCCGCGTGGGCGGCCACCTGGTGGGCCAGGGAGAGGGCCGCAGCAAGAAGCAGTCGGAGCAGGAAGCGGCGCGCCGGGCGCTGGAGATGCTGCAGCAAGGGCAGCAGCAGTAG
- the purM gene encoding phosphoribosylformylglycinamidine cyclo-ligase, translating into MAKLTYKDAGVDIEGAGRLVRSIASMARKTARPGIMGGIGGFGGLFDLSRVRARHPVLVSSTDGVGTKLRIAFMADRHDTVGIDLVAMVVNDILPQAAEPLFFLDYFATGKLRPATFRAVVGGVAEGCRQAGCALLGGETAEMPSFYADGEYDLAGFSVGVVEKDRIPDPRAVRAGDVIIGLPSSGLHSNGYSLARKVLLDTAGLKLKSRVADLGKSLADELLTPTRIYASLIRALGARHRVKGIAHITGGGLVENLPRVLPVGMRAWLRRGSWPVPPVLDLIARLGHVEQAEMDRTFNNGIGMALVVGAEDAPGVERALRRRREPYAVIGEIRKGRRGVSFMR; encoded by the coding sequence GTGGCGAAGCTCACCTACAAGGACGCCGGCGTCGACATCGAGGGAGCGGGCCGGCTGGTGCGTTCCATCGCGTCGATGGCCCGCAAGACCGCGCGGCCCGGGATCATGGGCGGCATCGGCGGGTTCGGCGGGCTCTTCGATCTTTCACGCGTGCGCGCCCGGCACCCGGTCCTGGTCTCCTCCACCGACGGGGTGGGCACCAAGCTCAGGATCGCCTTCATGGCCGACCGCCACGACACCGTGGGCATCGATCTCGTGGCCATGGTCGTGAACGACATTCTCCCCCAGGCCGCCGAGCCGCTGTTCTTCCTCGATTATTTCGCCACCGGCAAGCTCAGGCCAGCCACCTTCCGGGCGGTGGTGGGCGGCGTGGCGGAAGGCTGCCGCCAGGCCGGATGCGCGCTGCTGGGCGGCGAGACCGCGGAGATGCCGTCCTTCTACGCGGACGGCGAGTACGACCTGGCGGGTTTCAGCGTCGGCGTCGTGGAGAAGGACCGCATACCCGACCCGCGCGCGGTGCGCGCCGGCGACGTGATCATCGGCCTGCCGTCCAGCGGGCTCCACAGCAACGGGTATTCGCTGGCGCGCAAGGTCCTGCTGGATACGGCGGGGCTCAAGTTGAAGTCGAGGGTGGCGGACCTGGGGAAATCCCTGGCGGACGAGTTGCTGACGCCGACCCGGATCTACGCATCGCTCATCCGCGCACTCGGCGCCCGGCACCGCGTCAAGGGTATCGCGCACATCACGGGCGGCGGTTTGGTGGAGAACTTGCCGCGCGTCCTGCCGGTCGGCATGCGCGCGTGGCTTCGACGCGGAAGCTGGCCCGTGCCTCCGGTCCTCGATCTCATCGCACGGCTGGGCCACGTGGAGCAGGCCGAGATGGACCGCACCTTCAACAACGGCATCGGCATGGCCCTGGTGGTGGGGGCCGAAGACGCCCCCGGCGTGGAACGCGCGCTGCGCCGCCGCCGCGAGCCCTACGCCGTCATCGGCGAGATCCGCAAGGGACGCCGCGGCGTCTCCTTCATGAGGTAG
- the purN gene encoding phosphoribosylglycinamide formyltransferase, whose protein sequence is MKHNVPVGVLLSGGGTNLQAIIDAIEQDGLDAEIRTVVSNRESAYGLIRARNHRIPTTVIDHRGHPSRDAYDQVVVEHLKSQGVELVVLAGFMRLLSPYFVQSFPNRIMNIHPALSPAFGGLHGQRQAIEYGVRFAGCTVHFVSEGCDEGPIIIQAVVPVLPDDTEETLAQRILAQEHRIYPRAIQLYSEGRLVIEGRKVRVTGEDGDAGGGSALVNPRILENLSPPR, encoded by the coding sequence ATGAAGCACAACGTCCCCGTCGGCGTGCTGCTCTCAGGCGGCGGCACCAATCTCCAGGCCATCATCGATGCCATCGAACAAGACGGCCTGGATGCCGAGATCCGCACGGTGGTCAGCAACCGGGAAAGCGCCTACGGGCTCATCCGCGCCCGCAACCATCGCATCCCCACCACGGTCATCGACCATCGCGGCCACCCGTCCCGGGATGCCTACGACCAGGTGGTGGTGGAGCATCTCAAGAGTCAGGGCGTGGAGCTCGTGGTCCTGGCCGGATTCATGCGTCTGCTGTCGCCGTACTTCGTGCAGAGCTTTCCCAACCGCATCATGAACATCCACCCCGCCCTGTCTCCCGCCTTCGGCGGTCTCCACGGCCAGCGCCAGGCCATCGAGTACGGCGTCCGCTTCGCCGGCTGCACCGTCCACTTCGTCAGCGAAGGCTGCGACGAAGGCCCCATCATCATCCAGGCCGTGGTCCCCGTCCTTCCCGACGACACCGAGGAAACCCTCGCCCAGCGTATCCTGGCGCAGGAGCACCGCATCTATCCGCGCGCCATCCAGCTCTACAGCGAAGGCCGGCTCGTCATCGAGGGCCGGAAGGTGAGGGTGACGGGAGAGGACGGAGATGCCGGTGGAGGGAGTGCGCTGGTGAACCCACGCATCCTTGAAAATCTATCGCCGCCGCGGTAA
- a CDS encoding ATP-binding protein, producing MPFIERRAIESQVTGALGRSRGVVLLGPRQSGKTTVARRIASRQDAEYFDLEDPTDVARLATPKLVLERLRGLVVLDEIQLRVDLLPLLRVLLDRQPLPARFLLLGSAAPEIVRGASETLAGRVELVSMAGFRMAEGGSASRDRLWLRGGLPPSFLADSDEDSFAWRDSFVQTFVERDLRRWGFEMAPAAMRRFLTMTAHLHGQRWNASAVGSSLAISQNAVRRHLDLLTGAYLIRQLHPWFENVGKRLVKTPKVYVRDSGVLHALLGLERQRDVESHPGHGASWEGLCVEEIAAVHGERRCWFWATHGGAELDVLVLDGGRRIGYECKLTDSPRMTKSMHVVLADLKLDHLFIVYPGEQRFPLAERVTAIGLADIGRDPA from the coding sequence ATGCCCTTCATTGAACGACGTGCCATCGAGTCCCAGGTCACGGGAGCCTTGGGACGCAGCCGTGGCGTGGTACTCCTGGGCCCGCGTCAGTCGGGCAAGACGACGGTCGCACGCCGCATCGCCAGCCGCCAGGACGCAGAGTATTTCGATCTTGAGGACCCCACCGATGTGGCCCGGTTGGCGACGCCCAAGCTGGTGCTGGAGCGTCTGCGGGGGCTCGTTGTCCTGGACGAGATTCAGTTGCGCGTGGATCTTCTTCCTCTGCTGCGCGTCCTCCTGGACCGGCAACCGCTTCCGGCCAGGTTTCTGCTCCTGGGCAGCGCAGCGCCGGAAATCGTACGCGGCGCTTCGGAGACGCTCGCCGGCAGGGTCGAGCTGGTCTCCATGGCGGGGTTTCGCATGGCCGAGGGCGGTTCCGCGAGCCGGGACCGACTGTGGCTTCGCGGCGGGCTTCCGCCGTCGTTCCTGGCGGATTCGGATGAGGACAGCTTCGCTTGGCGAGACAGCTTTGTGCAAACCTTTGTCGAGCGGGACCTCCGCCGGTGGGGTTTCGAGATGGCGCCCGCCGCCATGCGCCGTTTCCTGACCATGACGGCCCATCTGCACGGGCAGCGCTGGAACGCTTCCGCGGTCGGTTCTTCGCTGGCGATATCGCAGAATGCGGTGCGCCGGCATCTCGATCTGCTCACCGGCGCCTATCTGATCCGCCAATTGCATCCCTGGTTCGAGAACGTAGGCAAGCGCCTGGTGAAAACACCGAAGGTCTATGTTCGGGACAGCGGCGTGCTGCATGCCTTGCTGGGTCTGGAGCGGCAACGCGATGTGGAGTCCCATCCCGGGCACGGGGCTTCGTGGGAGGGTCTCTGTGTCGAGGAGATCGCCGCGGTCCACGGTGAGCGGCGCTGCTGGTTCTGGGCCACCCATGGCGGAGCGGAACTCGACGTGTTGGTGCTCGACGGCGGCCGGCGCATCGGCTACGAATGCAAATTGACGGACAGCCCGAGAATGACGAAGTCGATGCACGTGGTGCTGGCCGATCTCAAGCTCGACCACCTGTTCATCGTTTATCCAGGGGAGCAGCGGTTCCCGCTCGCGGAGCGCGTGACCGCAATCGGATTGGCCGATATCGGGCGGGATCCAGCCTGA
- a CDS encoding class I SAM-dependent methyltransferase, which translates to MAELESPHQSRLYSDLAPLYDKTFARFFYARERTVIEDLNIPKGAEILEVGVGTGASFPAYPRGCHVVGVDQAPLMLAQAREKIAKNGWRHLEVKEMDALNLDFPDNAFDYVTAFHVVTVVPDPIRMMAEMRRVCRPGGTICIVNHFTTESRFWGPITKSLDPITRRLGWSTHLKLKPFLEDTGFTGCKAYRFSRFSLYTVVVGTNEKE; encoded by the coding sequence AGACGTTCGCGAGGTTCTTCTACGCGCGCGAACGGACGGTCATAGAGGACCTGAACATACCCAAGGGGGCCGAGATCCTGGAGGTGGGCGTCGGAACCGGCGCCTCGTTCCCCGCCTACCCGCGTGGCTGCCACGTGGTCGGCGTCGACCAAGCCCCCCTCATGCTCGCCCAAGCCCGCGAGAAGATCGCCAAGAACGGCTGGCGCCATCTCGAAGTCAAGGAGATGGACGCCTTGAACCTTGATTTCCCCGACAACGCCTTCGACTACGTGACGGCGTTCCACGTGGTCACGGTGGTGCCCGATCCGATCCGGATGATGGCCGAGATGCGCCGCGTCTGCCGGCCCGGCGGCACCATCTGCATCGTCAACCACTTCACCACCGAATCCCGCTTCTGGGGTCCCATCACCAAGTCCCTCGACCCCATCACCCGCCGGCTCGGCTGGAGCACCCACCTCAAGCTCAAGCCGTTCCTCGAGGACACCGGCTTCACCGGGTGCAAGGCCTACCGGTTCTCGCGCTTCTCGCTGTACACGGTGGTGGTGGGGACGAACGAGAAGGAATAG